The following coding sequences are from one Salinicoccus sp. Bachu38 window:
- a CDS encoding Na/Pi cotransporter family protein — protein sequence MELSPMEVIFLFLGGLGIFLYGIKQMGDGLQASAGDRLREILNRMTSNPIKGIIAGIVVTILLQTSTGTTVLTIGLVSAGFMTLRQSIGVIMGANIGTTVTAFIIGLKIGDYALPILALGAFLIFFLKNSPKSYNIGRILFGFGALFYGLDLMGQGMKPLADYQWFTDLMLNMSSNSLLGVTVGTALTVIVQSSSATIGILQSLYSNGLLDLSAGLPLLLGDNIGTTITAVLAALVGSIAAKRAAAVHVIFNVIGATIFMIIMPLFVNFVSYLQSAMELNPEMTIAFAHGFFNVTNTLIHLPFIAALAWIVTRIVPGRDFSEDYKPNHLDPHLLKRSPGLALQGAQKEVKNLGNLTLSILDDTKEYSETNNPKLYKQIKEKVNVVDTLQDSLRSYIIDASKYDISPEDAERQSTLLEVTRIFYKVSGQINEYADLFNKKHRENIDLSEPAQEGLEDLFNHVYKSFRKSIESLDIYNPQDLEEVIRLSQKSYKIENKLRKQHVKRLNKGICSTDGGLLYVDLISTLERIGYNARNISETNLSDEVDDLAEDFTIYE from the coding sequence ATGGAACTCAGTCCGATGGAAGTCATCTTTCTATTTCTCGGAGGACTTGGTATTTTTCTTTATGGTATCAAACAGATGGGGGATGGCCTGCAAGCTTCAGCAGGAGACCGGTTGCGTGAAATTCTGAACCGGATGACATCTAACCCGATTAAAGGGATCATTGCTGGTATTGTCGTTACAATACTGCTGCAGACCAGTACAGGAACGACGGTGCTGACTATCGGACTTGTTTCTGCAGGTTTCATGACACTGCGTCAATCTATCGGTGTGATTATGGGTGCCAACATAGGTACCACAGTCACTGCCTTCATCATCGGACTGAAGATTGGCGACTATGCATTGCCGATTCTGGCTCTTGGTGCATTCCTCATATTCTTTCTGAAGAATAGCCCAAAATCCTATAATATCGGGCGCATACTCTTCGGCTTTGGTGCCCTGTTCTACGGACTCGACCTGATGGGTCAGGGTATGAAACCATTGGCGGATTATCAATGGTTTACAGACCTTATGCTGAACATGTCTTCCAACTCTCTTCTCGGAGTTACTGTCGGTACAGCACTTACAGTCATAGTCCAAAGTTCGAGTGCTACCATCGGTATACTGCAAAGTCTTTACAGCAACGGGCTTCTGGACCTCAGTGCCGGTTTGCCATTACTGCTCGGGGATAATATAGGAACAACAATTACTGCTGTTCTTGCAGCGCTTGTCGGTTCCATCGCAGCCAAGAGAGCTGCTGCTGTCCATGTCATTTTTAACGTAATCGGCGCAACGATCTTCATGATTATCATGCCGTTGTTCGTCAACTTCGTTTCCTATCTGCAATCTGCAATGGAACTCAACCCGGAAATGACAATCGCTTTTGCCCACGGTTTCTTTAATGTCACAAACACACTCATCCACTTGCCGTTCATTGCCGCACTCGCATGGATTGTAACCCGTATAGTCCCAGGAAGAGACTTCTCTGAAGACTATAAGCCAAACCACTTGGATCCTCATCTTCTTAAGCGCTCACCTGGCTTGGCCTTGCAGGGTGCCCAGAAAGAAGTGAAGAACCTTGGCAATCTTACACTCAGCATTCTGGATGATACGAAAGAGTACAGCGAGACTAACAATCCTAAATTGTATAAACAGATTAAAGAGAAAGTGAATGTCGTCGATACGCTCCAGGACAGCCTGCGATCATATATCATCGACGCATCAAAGTATGACATTTCTCCGGAAGATGCGGAAAGACAGTCAACCTTGCTTGAAGTGACGCGCATTTTCTATAAGGTAAGTGGGCAGATCAATGAATATGCCGACCTTTTCAATAAGAAGCACCGTGAGAACATCGATCTTTCCGAACCAGCCCAAGAAGGCCTTGAAGATCTGTTCAACCATGTGTACAAGTCCTTCAGGAAGTCGATAGAGTCTCTCGATATATACAATCCACAGGATCTGGAAGAGGTCATTAGACTCAGTCAGAAATCATACAAGATAGAGAACAAGTTAAGAAAACAGCATGTCAAACGTCTGAACAAAGGCATCTGCTCCACAGATGGCGGATTGCTTTATGTAGATCTCATCAGTACC
- a CDS encoding HAD family hydrolase — translation MTVVLFDVDGVFLSEERCFDVSALAVHEMLYSPRYLNLDTYHFRTDYSDQEIKDIRAEVFSNDEVLDRFKQMGLNSNWDMLFVTFSILYIELMKDAQVNVENVDIAEIHGVGDMMGAQKVNYSKVVDFLKGDTYTKDSIYDALMTYAREKLGIEDVSAFEMSGPIWATGQYKYQEWYLGSKDVKTSTGIEAEEPDKPGFIHDEEWIVEPEAIRGMLKRLLDAGIEIGVATGRPRQETLIPFHQERLMDIFRDNRISTASEVLAAEAKEQAEGSLAKPHPYSYLWSLYEHEEKHFEDAVNQRNISEDKIFIVGDSVADYYCAEAIGSDFVATLTGLTGRAIIPNFEALGVNHMVDSVLEVEEIILKNHHS, via the coding sequence GTGACGGTGGTACTATTTGATGTGGATGGTGTTTTTTTAAGTGAAGAAAGGTGTTTTGATGTATCCGCTCTGGCGGTGCATGAGATGCTTTATAGTCCAAGATATCTGAATCTGGATACATATCACTTCCGTACGGACTACAGTGATCAGGAAATCAAGGATATAAGGGCGGAAGTGTTCAGTAACGACGAAGTGCTTGACCGGTTCAAGCAGATGGGTCTGAATTCCAACTGGGATATGCTTTTTGTTACATTTTCAATCCTCTATATAGAGCTGATGAAAGATGCGCAGGTCAATGTCGAAAATGTGGATATTGCCGAAATCCATGGGGTCGGTGACATGATGGGCGCCCAAAAGGTGAACTACAGCAAAGTTGTCGATTTCCTCAAGGGTGACACTTATACGAAAGATTCGATCTATGATGCACTCATGACGTATGCCAGGGAGAAATTGGGCATAGAGGACGTGTCCGCTTTTGAGATGTCGGGACCGATTTGGGCAACGGGACAGTATAAATATCAAGAATGGTATCTTGGCAGTAAGGATGTAAAGACATCCACAGGTATTGAGGCGGAGGAGCCGGACAAACCCGGATTCATCCATGATGAGGAGTGGATTGTGGAACCTGAAGCCATCAGGGGCATGCTGAAGCGCCTGCTTGATGCGGGGATTGAGATCGGTGTGGCGACAGGACGCCCGAGGCAGGAGACGCTCATCCCCTTCCACCAGGAACGTCTCATGGACATATTCCGTGACAACAGGATATCCACTGCCTCGGAAGTGCTTGCGGCAGAGGCGAAGGAACAGGCTGAAGGGTCCCTTGCCAAGCCCCATCCATACAGCTATTTATGGAGTCTGTACGAGCATGAGGAGAAGCATTTTGAAGATGCGGTGAATCAAAGAAATATCTCGGAGGATAAGATTTTCATCGTGGGAGATTCGGTGGCCGACTACTATTGTGCTGAAGCAATCGGATCGGACTTCGTTGCTACATTGACCGGCCTCACGGGACGGGCGATCATTCCAAATTTTGAAGCCCTAGGGGTGAACCACATGGTTGATTCTGTTCTTGAAGTGGAAGAAATCATACTAAAAAACCATCACTCATGA
- the serA gene encoding phosphoglycerate dehydrogenase: protein MNQYKVLVLDPISEDGIKELLDHPNYEVDINTGLSEAEIFEIVHDYHALIVRSQTTVTEEIIQYARSLKVIARAGVGVDNIDIDAATKYGVIVINAPDGNTISATEHTMAMMLALTREIPAAHKELSEGAWNRKAYKGTEMYGKTLGIIGVGKIGFGVARRAQSFGMKIVAFDPYLSEDKAKEADIEKMEVEDIAKHADFVTVHTPLTPQTRGIVGKEFFKLAKPELKIVNVARGGIIDEAALLEALDEEQIDGAALDVFEEEPPTNQKLLSHPRIVVTPHLGASTVEAQEKVAISVSREIIDILENNTIVHAVNAPRMSQNINEELKPFINIATHMGKVAIQLMNRPPMEIKLKYHGDLALDDTSILTRSFVANMLKPHLGENVNIINALYLLQEQGVTYKVEKKGQTHGYSNYLEAELVNDDETLTIGASVLNGYGERIVKINGFQVDIKPTRHLLFINHLDRPGIIGEMGYTLGKYSINIASMQLGRKDEGGAALLSLRLDQSVSDKAIEELTKIDGFHRVKQVDLS from the coding sequence ATGAATCAATATAAAGTACTCGTATTGGACCCAATCAGTGAGGACGGCATTAAAGAACTGCTCGATCATCCCAATTACGAAGTGGATATCAACACGGGCCTCTCTGAAGCGGAAATTTTTGAAATCGTTCATGATTACCACGCCCTAATCGTCAGAAGCCAGACAACCGTCACCGAGGAAATCATCCAATATGCAAGATCCCTGAAGGTGATCGCCCGGGCCGGGGTCGGTGTAGACAACATCGATATCGACGCCGCTACAAAATACGGGGTCATCGTAATCAATGCGCCCGATGGCAACACGATATCCGCGACTGAGCATACAATGGCAATGATGCTTGCCTTGACACGGGAGATTCCGGCAGCACACAAGGAGCTTTCAGAAGGTGCCTGGAATCGCAAGGCCTATAAAGGGACAGAAATGTATGGCAAGACGCTCGGCATTATCGGAGTCGGTAAGATCGGTTTCGGCGTCGCCCGGCGTGCCCAGAGTTTCGGCATGAAAATCGTTGCGTTCGACCCCTATCTGTCAGAGGATAAGGCCAAAGAAGCAGATATAGAAAAGATGGAAGTTGAAGATATTGCGAAACACGCAGACTTCGTCACTGTGCACACACCTCTGACCCCACAGACCAGAGGAATTGTCGGCAAGGAATTCTTCAAACTGGCAAAACCGGAACTCAAAATTGTCAATGTGGCAAGGGGTGGCATCATTGATGAGGCAGCACTACTGGAAGCGCTCGATGAGGAACAGATAGATGGTGCAGCCTTAGATGTATTCGAAGAGGAGCCCCCAACCAACCAGAAGCTTCTCAGCCACCCCCGCATTGTAGTGACGCCGCACCTTGGAGCCTCGACTGTCGAAGCCCAGGAAAAGGTGGCGATCAGCGTTTCCCGGGAAATAATAGACATTCTTGAAAACAATACAATCGTCCATGCCGTGAACGCACCAAGAATGAGTCAGAATATCAATGAAGAACTCAAACCTTTCATAAATATTGCCACACATATGGGCAAGGTGGCGATACAGTTGATGAATCGCCCCCCTATGGAAATCAAACTCAAATACCACGGCGATCTTGCATTAGATGATACAAGCATTCTGACACGGTCATTTGTTGCAAACATGCTGAAGCCCCACCTAGGTGAAAACGTCAATATCATCAATGCACTCTACCTGCTCCAGGAACAGGGTGTCACATACAAGGTGGAGAAGAAGGGGCAGACGCACGGCTACAGCAATTACCTCGAAGCAGAACTGGTCAATGACGACGAAACGTTGACAATCGGCGCAAGCGTCCTGAACGGCTATGGGGAACGCATTGTGAAAATAAACGGCTTCCAGGTGGACATCAAACCGACAAGACACCTCCTCTTCATCAATCACCTCGACCGTCCGGGCATCATTGGTGAAATGGGATACACTTTAGGCAAGTATAGTATCAATATCGCCAGCATGCAGCTCGGCCGGAAAGACGAAGGTGGTGCTGCGCTATTGTCCTTGAGGCTAGATCAGAGTGTAAGTGACAAAGCAATTGAAGAGCTCACAAAGATCGATGGCTTCCATAGGGTGAAGCAAGTTGATCTATCCTGA
- a CDS encoding pyridoxal-phosphate-dependent aminotransferase family protein has protein sequence MYMEPNLLLTPGPTPIPPQVTRAMSDGMIGHRSSDFTALMENVQSNIKTLFGTDDSVAVLTSSGTSALEAAMVNLVQPDESIAVIVSGAFGDRFRNIAQTYPFDVHVFEVPWGEGADLKSFKKFLDDKENIRAVFSQACETSTAVVHPIHSLGKLVKDYNKDTLFIVDGVSAVGGMKFDMSGDAIDCLVTGSQKALMLPPGIAFVAMNHTARERASQNTLSRFYLDINRYFKSLEENSTPFTPAVSLIQGLAQVLELYKEEGVEQVYERHLKMRNMLRAGLKALDFELLVDETHASPTVTAFKSDEAELAHIKDALKKTHGITIAGGQKQLKGKILRIGHMGYMFPKDMLTVLSALEAITSDYRGKKYYGRALTAAQEAYYESI, from the coding sequence ATATATATGGAACCGAACTTGCTACTCACACCCGGCCCGACGCCCATCCCCCCTCAAGTAACACGTGCAATGTCAGATGGCATGATTGGACACCGCTCTTCCGACTTCACTGCACTTATGGAAAATGTGCAGTCCAACATAAAGACATTATTCGGCACAGATGATTCTGTTGCCGTCCTTACATCAAGCGGCACAAGTGCCCTGGAGGCAGCAATGGTCAACCTTGTACAGCCCGATGAATCCATTGCAGTCATCGTCAGTGGCGCGTTCGGCGACCGTTTTAGAAATATTGCACAGACATATCCATTCGACGTACATGTTTTTGAAGTGCCGTGGGGCGAAGGGGCAGACCTGAAAAGTTTCAAGAAGTTCCTTGATGATAAAGAAAATATCAGGGCTGTATTCTCACAAGCCTGCGAAACATCCACAGCCGTAGTCCACCCGATTCATTCCCTGGGAAAGCTGGTCAAGGATTACAATAAGGACACGCTGTTCATCGTCGATGGTGTAAGTGCGGTCGGCGGCATGAAGTTCGATATGTCCGGGGATGCCATCGACTGCCTGGTGACGGGCAGCCAGAAGGCGCTGATGCTGCCGCCCGGAATCGCTTTCGTCGCCATGAACCATACGGCGAGGGAACGTGCTTCCCAAAACACCCTGTCCAGGTTCTATCTGGATATCAACAGATACTTCAAATCTCTGGAGGAGAACTCCACCCCCTTCACCCCGGCCGTTTCACTCATACAAGGATTGGCGCAGGTTCTGGAGCTGTATAAGGAGGAAGGTGTGGAACAGGTGTACGAGCGCCATCTCAAGATGCGCAATATGCTGCGGGCTGGGCTCAAGGCACTGGATTTTGAACTCCTGGTAGATGAAACCCATGCCTCTCCGACTGTCACCGCATTCAAATCCGATGAAGCAGAACTTGCGCATATCAAGGATGCCCTGAAAAAAACACATGGAATCACAATTGCAGGAGGGCAGAAACAGCTTAAAGGAAAAATATTGCGCATCGGTCATATGGGCTATATGTTTCCGAAGGATATGCTGACCGTCCTATCTGCACTTGAAGCGATCACAAGTGACTATCGCGGGAAGAAATACTATGGCAGAGCATTGACTGCTGCCCAGGAGGCATATTATGAATCAATATAA
- a CDS encoding AAA family ATPase: MRDLGIYFGTFAPCHVGHFEQIIRAKRENRHAFVIVSGYQGDRGDNYGMTLDNRVKSMRRLLGPDDNVTILKLDETHIPRYPHGWEPWLKMLAETILKEKDFLPFPVERMTCYVGEEEYIEPLQNFFCDEWPHIDTSITMVDRKILGISGTSIREEPILNWDYVMRPFRKFFVQNVLIIGAPGTGRTSMVQDLARRYSTSYSVEYAKTYCHEHRIADDELDVKDFHAIGIGQFENNRRHIHSPGTRKVFFADTDVMTTKVNMKRYADGEEFNRLKSVFDYYIHLQNWSLVLVLPPEAPKGEAVDNLGAKNEIHEMIMDELEMHDLLSITHILDGESYRNRYQEAHRLVDEILKEGKDN; this comes from the coding sequence GTGAGAGATCTAGGAATTTATTTCGGTACCTTCGCCCCCTGTCATGTAGGACACTTTGAACAGATCATCCGCGCAAAACGGGAGAACAGGCATGCTTTCGTAATCGTCAGTGGGTACCAGGGCGACCGTGGGGACAACTATGGCATGACACTCGACAATCGGGTCAAATCCATGCGGCGGCTGCTCGGTCCTGATGACAACGTCACCATACTCAAGCTGGATGAAACGCATATACCCAGATACCCGCATGGCTGGGAACCCTGGCTCAAAATGCTCGCAGAAACCATCCTCAAGGAAAAGGATTTCCTCCCTTTTCCCGTGGAGAGGATGACCTGTTACGTCGGTGAGGAGGAATACATCGAACCACTCCAGAACTTCTTTTGTGATGAATGGCCCCATATCGATACATCCATTACGATGGTCGACCGCAAAATACTCGGAATCAGCGGCACAAGCATCAGGGAAGAGCCCATACTGAACTGGGACTATGTCATGCGCCCATTCAGAAAATTCTTTGTCCAGAACGTACTCATCATCGGAGCTCCAGGCACAGGACGCACTTCGATGGTTCAGGATTTGGCAAGGCGCTATTCCACAAGCTACTCCGTGGAGTATGCAAAAACATACTGCCACGAGCATCGGATTGCGGACGATGAACTGGATGTAAAGGACTTTCATGCAATCGGCATCGGACAGTTTGAGAATAACAGGCGGCATATCCACTCCCCCGGCACGCGCAAAGTCTTCTTTGCGGACACCGATGTCATGACTACAAAGGTCAACATGAAACGATATGCCGATGGAGAGGAATTCAATCGTCTGAAATCCGTCTTCGACTACTATATCCATCTCCAGAACTGGTCACTCGTCCTGGTGCTGCCTCCGGAAGCACCGAAAGGCGAGGCAGTGGACAACCTCGGTGCTAAAAATGAAATCCATGAAATGATCATGGATGAGCTGGAAATGCACGACCTTCTGTCAATAACACATATTCTGGATGGCGAATCCTATAGAAACAGATACCAGGAAGCGCATAGGCTGGTGGATGAAATTCTGAAAGAGGGCAAGGATAACTGA
- a CDS encoding DUF368 domain-containing protein: MVKWVNIFKGFLMGICELIPGVSSGTMALLLGIYDQFLGAISKIVSKHYRKAILFLLPLVIGMGIAILTLSNLIDYLLRNHTVPTHWFFIGLVLGVVPMMLRISNYKVEFRAGHYIILFMAVALLFVMGISRGEEEVINDIAITFPLLVKMFISGILASTTMLLPGISGSLVLLLLGSYSIVIYAVSELTSFNLGILPILIAVGTGIILGLLVASRIIQYMLRNFTYLTYALILGLVIGSVFAIYPGLPDTALSWMVTALAAILGFAISWYMGADNEGTI; encoded by the coding sequence ATGGTTAAATGGGTAAATATATTTAAAGGCTTTCTGATGGGGATATGCGAGCTGATTCCAGGAGTCAGCAGCGGAACGATGGCGCTGCTGCTTGGAATCTATGACCAGTTCCTCGGAGCCATCAGCAAAATCGTGTCAAAGCACTACAGGAAGGCGATTCTGTTCCTGCTGCCGCTGGTCATCGGAATGGGAATTGCAATACTTACATTATCGAACCTGATAGACTATCTGCTGCGGAACCACACGGTGCCGACACACTGGTTCTTCATCGGGCTGGTGCTGGGGGTCGTCCCGATGATGCTCAGGATTTCGAACTACAAAGTGGAATTCAGGGCGGGCCACTACATCATTTTATTCATGGCTGTGGCCCTGCTCTTCGTGATGGGTATAAGCAGGGGGGAGGAGGAGGTAATCAATGATATTGCGATTACCTTCCCGCTTCTCGTCAAAATGTTCATCAGTGGCATACTCGCTTCAACAACGATGCTGCTTCCGGGAATCTCAGGCTCTCTGGTGCTTCTGCTCCTGGGTTCCTATTCCATCGTCATCTATGCAGTGAGTGAGCTGACGAGCTTCAATCTTGGAATCCTGCCGATTCTGATCGCGGTCGGCACCGGCATCATCTTGGGGCTGCTTGTGGCCAGCCGCATCATCCAGTATATGCTCAGAAACTTCACGTATCTGACCTACGCACTGATATTGGGACTCGTCATCGGCTCCGTCTTTGCAATCTATCCGGGCCTTCCGGATACAGCCCTCTCCTGGATGGTGACAGCACTGGCTGCCATCCTGGGCTTTGCAATCAGCTGGTACATGGGTGCTGACAATGAAGGTACAATCTGA
- a CDS encoding GTPase domain-containing protein → MEQSHPLIMAYHEYIESTIDYRVAVLGQVDAGKSALVNRLADADSFISTQTDATRTITEHPYGSRGRILDFPGVGTTEYSPKQYRKLIAKTGIRHVLYVFSSKIRDADEAVIRYLAKKGVHITFVYNKSDTLVDVSGERAQKTLMNDKDTELHVTFKKQLDQPLYYHFASVKDDAGIAVLKGKLDDIFGEKDALFDQRVQSAQYLEKFLSRKMNGLATKLLSPGFKDIILSRAYRSIEEMTESHYHVTAEDGLEIGQEIPRAADYINRVKDTEKDTKKPADYINHLATLFSAVFKMRKLNVVTFIVSSLGEISVKNIYPVLKGTFEYVGDMNDFAREVVKYHR, encoded by the coding sequence ATGGAACAGAGCCATCCATTGATTATGGCCTACCATGAATATATAGAATCGACGATCGATTATCGTGTTGCTGTGCTTGGACAGGTGGACGCGGGCAAAAGTGCCCTGGTGAACCGCTTGGCGGATGCTGATTCTTTTATCTCCACACAGACTGACGCGACACGCACCATTACGGAGCATCCCTACGGCAGCCGGGGAAGGATTCTCGACTTTCCGGGTGTCGGAACAACAGAATATTCTCCGAAACAGTACAGGAAGCTGATAGCAAAAACGGGTATCAGGCATGTATTATATGTATTCTCCTCAAAGATACGGGATGCGGATGAAGCGGTTATCCGGTACCTTGCCAAAAAGGGTGTCCATATCACTTTCGTATATAACAAAAGCGATACACTGGTTGATGTCTCCGGGGAGCGGGCGCAGAAGACGCTGATGAACGACAAGGATACGGAACTCCACGTGACTTTCAAGAAACAGCTCGACCAGCCGCTGTACTACCATTTTGCCAGTGTAAAGGATGATGCAGGCATCGCGGTACTGAAAGGAAAGCTGGATGACATATTTGGGGAAAAGGATGCACTGTTCGATCAGAGGGTTCAGAGTGCACAGTATCTGGAGAAGTTCCTGTCCCGGAAAATGAATGGGCTGGCAACCAAACTGCTGTCTCCTGGCTTCAAGGACATCATTCTCAGCCGTGCTTACAGATCCATAGAAGAGATGACGGAATCGCACTATCACGTAACGGCCGAGGATGGGCTGGAAATCGGCCAGGAAATTCCGAGGGCCGCTGATTATATCAACCGCGTCAAAGATACAGAAAAGGATACGAAGAAGCCGGCGGATTACATCAATCACCTGGCGACGCTCTTCAGCGCAGTCTTCAAGATGCGGAAGCTGAATGTGGTGACGTTCATTGTATCCTCCCTGGGTGAAATCAGTGTAAAAAACATCTATCCCGTACTGAAGGGAACATTCGAATACGTCGGTGATATGAATGACTTTGCCCGCGAAGTCGTCAAATATCACCGGTAA
- a CDS encoding ABC transporter substrate-binding protein, which yields MKRSKWSYAFLLALLLMLGACGNSGDAGGSVSGDGEEGSGDGESVTIDLYQFKVEFKEQFESLVAQYEEENPNVTINVETVGGGNDYGATLKSKIASGNEPDIFNIGGPQDYEDHKDRIAPIEDSAAVDAALEGTLDAVTVDDQVYGVPYNLEGYGLIYNKGIFEEAGINPDDLTTMEDLQAAVDTLDGMKEELGLDAVFAFPGKERWVYGNHSSSSFLAPEFNDSVIEAFESDTVEFELSEELKNYIDMQVNYSEQPVLSLDYSQQVEALYSMEKVAMIQQGNWAYPSIEQIAPEVAENSGIIPIPVAGEAEMPVGVPQYWVVNSGAEDNVQQASVDFLDWMYTSDAGKEAVLNDFNFIPAYEDYDTSQISDPLSQEIYEYSEAGNTSGWVFLGYPTGFSEETFGDNVQQYISGDITWEEVVENSQAYWEENR from the coding sequence ATGAAGAGATCGAAGTGGAGTTATGCTTTTCTTCTCGCCCTGCTTCTCATGCTGGGAGCGTGTGGAAACAGTGGAGATGCTGGCGGTTCAGTTTCAGGAGACGGCGAAGAGGGCAGCGGCGACGGTGAATCGGTAACGATTGACCTCTATCAGTTCAAAGTGGAATTCAAGGAGCAGTTTGAATCCCTCGTAGCGCAATATGAAGAAGAGAATCCGAATGTGACAATCAATGTTGAAACGGTCGGTGGCGGAAATGACTACGGTGCGACACTGAAATCGAAGATTGCATCGGGCAATGAACCGGACATCTTCAATATTGGCGGACCGCAGGACTATGAGGACCACAAGGATCGTATCGCACCAATCGAAGATTCCGCAGCTGTAGATGCAGCACTGGAAGGCACGCTTGATGCAGTTACAGTGGATGACCAGGTTTATGGTGTCCCTTACAACCTCGAAGGGTACGGCCTGATCTACAACAAGGGGATCTTTGAAGAGGCGGGCATCAACCCTGATGACCTGACGACAATGGAAGATCTGCAGGCTGCTGTGGATACACTTGACGGTATGAAAGAGGAGCTCGGCCTGGATGCTGTCTTCGCCTTCCCGGGCAAAGAGAGATGGGTTTATGGAAACCACAGCAGCAGTTCATTCCTCGCACCTGAATTCAATGACAGTGTCATCGAAGCATTCGAGTCCGACACAGTGGAATTCGAACTCTCTGAAGAACTCAAAAACTACATCGACATGCAGGTGAACTATTCCGAGCAGCCTGTACTGAGCCTCGACTACTCACAGCAGGTTGAAGCACTCTATTCCATGGAGAAAGTGGCGATGATCCAGCAAGGCAACTGGGCGTATCCCTCCATTGAACAGATTGCGCCTGAAGTGGCTGAGAATTCCGGAATCATCCCTATTCCTGTAGCCGGCGAGGCTGAAATGCCTGTAGGCGTGCCACAGTATTGGGTGGTGAACTCCGGTGCCGAAGATAATGTTCAGCAGGCGTCTGTCGATTTCCTGGACTGGATGTATACATCTGACGCAGGCAAGGAGGCTGTACTGAACGACTTCAACTTCATTCCCGCATATGAGGACTACGACACAAGCCAGATTTCAGATCCATTGTCCCAGGAGATCTATGAATACTCCGAAGCAGGCAATACAAGTGGATGGGTATTCCTTGGATATCCTACCGGCTTCTCTGAAGAGACATTCGGTGATAATGTACAGCAGTACATCTCCGGTGATATCACATGGGAAGAAGTTGTAGAGAACTCGCAAGCATACTGGGAAGAGAATAGATAA